From the Hymenobacter yonginensis genome, one window contains:
- a CDS encoding quinone-dependent dihydroorotate dehydrogenase has product MYKALLKPLLFQLDAEKAHHLVFDNLRRTHRVPGGAALLRGLYDFQHPDLEREVFGLRFRNPVGLAAGLDKNAELLPELGELGFGFVEIGTVTPRPQPGNPTPRLFRLPQDGALLNRMGFNNHGAAAAAERLRGPRPAGLIVGGNIGKNKDTPNEQAAHDYVACVEALHAVVDYFVVNVSSPNTPGLRQLQEREPLIRLLQQVQERNATLPSPRPLLLKIAPDLTDAQLDDILLIARETQLSGLVATNTTISRDGLQTPASHVQSLGAGGLSGRPLRQRATEVVRYLHQHSKGALPIIGVGGIHSPEDAQEKLAAGASLVQLYSGFVYEGPGLIKRINQALVK; this is encoded by the coding sequence ATGTACAAAGCCCTACTCAAGCCCCTGCTCTTTCAGCTCGACGCAGAAAAAGCGCATCATCTGGTGTTCGATAACCTGCGGCGCACCCATCGGGTGCCGGGCGGGGCTGCGCTGCTGCGCGGGCTCTACGACTTTCAGCATCCGGATCTGGAGCGGGAAGTGTTCGGGCTGCGGTTTCGCAACCCGGTGGGGCTGGCCGCCGGCCTCGACAAAAACGCCGAGCTGCTGCCGGAGCTAGGCGAGTTGGGCTTCGGGTTCGTGGAAATCGGGACGGTGACGCCGCGGCCTCAGCCGGGCAACCCCACGCCGCGCCTGTTCCGGCTGCCGCAGGACGGGGCGCTGCTCAACCGCATGGGCTTCAACAACCACGGCGCCGCCGCCGCCGCCGAGCGGCTGCGCGGCCCGCGCCCGGCCGGCCTGATTGTGGGCGGCAACATCGGCAAGAACAAGGACACGCCCAACGAGCAGGCGGCCCACGACTACGTGGCCTGCGTGGAGGCGCTGCACGCCGTGGTCGACTACTTCGTGGTGAACGTGTCGTCGCCGAATACGCCGGGGCTGCGGCAGCTGCAGGAGCGCGAGCCGCTGATCCGGCTGCTGCAGCAGGTGCAGGAGCGCAACGCCACGCTGCCCTCGCCCCGCCCGCTGCTGCTCAAAATAGCCCCCGACCTCACCGACGCCCAGCTCGACGATATCCTGCTGATAGCCCGCGAAACGCAGCTCAGCGGCCTCGTGGCCACCAACACCACCATCAGCCGCGACGGACTGCAGACGCCTGCCAGCCACGTGCAGAGCCTGGGCGCCGGCGGCCTGAGCGGCCGCCCGCTGCGCCAGCGGGCCACGGAGGTGGTGCGCTACCTGCATCAGCACAGCAAAGGCGCGCTGCCCATCATCGGGGTGGGCGGCATTCACTCGCCCGAGGACGCGCAGGAAAAGCTGGCGGCCGGCGCCTCGCTGGTGCAACTGTACAGCGGCTTCGTGTACGAAGGCCCCGGCCTGATCAAGCGCATCAATCAGGCGTTGGTGAAGTAG
- a CDS encoding TniB family NTP-binding protein — translation MKHLIEALHPVALSDTPTRIQFIQSNRWIKYPAAERILERLEELLAHPKIARMPNLLLVGETNNGKTLLLKKFCQLHKPYATLGDEKLVRPVVTVEAPPKPDEKQFYRKLLDQLNAPYRQADRLDRMERQVFHVLQHLDTRMLIIDEIQNLLAGSSTSQRVFLNVLKGMANELQIVIVAAGTMEARNAMSADPQMANRFVQKFLPRWHYTEEYLRLLASFERLLPLREASRLTEPALAERIYAMSEGTIGEISAVITTAAVTAIRAGKERIDLKLLDQIDYVLPSERRRFQGVSA, via the coding sequence ATGAAGCATTTGATTGAGGCGCTGCATCCCGTTGCGCTGAGTGATACTCCCACCCGCATCCAATTTATCCAGTCGAATCGCTGGATAAAGTACCCGGCCGCAGAGCGTATCCTAGAGCGACTGGAGGAACTCCTGGCCCATCCCAAGATTGCCCGGATGCCCAACTTGCTCTTGGTGGGGGAGACGAACAATGGCAAGACCTTGTTGCTCAAAAAATTTTGTCAGTTGCACAAGCCGTACGCTACGCTCGGCGACGAAAAGCTGGTTCGCCCGGTCGTTACGGTGGAAGCCCCGCCCAAGCCTGACGAGAAGCAGTTCTATCGTAAGCTTCTGGACCAGCTCAACGCGCCCTACCGGCAGGCGGACCGGCTGGACCGCATGGAGCGGCAGGTCTTTCACGTTCTGCAGCACCTGGATACCCGGATGCTCATCATTGACGAGATTCAAAACCTGTTGGCGGGCAGCAGCACCAGCCAGCGGGTCTTTCTGAACGTGCTGAAGGGGATGGCTAATGAGCTGCAAATCGTCATTGTGGCGGCGGGTACGATGGAAGCGCGCAACGCCATGAGTGCGGACCCGCAGATGGCGAACCGCTTTGTGCAGAAATTCCTGCCTCGGTGGCACTATACCGAGGAGTATTTGCGCCTGCTGGCCAGCTTCGAGCGGCTGCTGCCCCTGCGCGAGGCGTCGCGCCTGACTGAGCCGGCGTTAGCCGAACGCATCTACGCCATGAGCGAGGGGACGATAGGCGAGATTTCCGCCGTCATTACTACGGCTGCCGTGACAGCCATCCGCGCGGGCAAGGAGCGCATTGATCTGAAGCTACTGGACCAGATTGATTACGTGCTTCCCTCGGAACGCCGCCGCTTTCAAGGCGTTTCGGCCTGA
- a CDS encoding helix-turn-helix domain-containing protein, with translation MDVVTEFSLQLGSEVTYHGKSYQIRQLTGNLKTVVLEDAISGRLLRAPIAHLRPPSPAAEAATVPAIPLELVSDEQWAEAQKRLAIIQPLLARRGDGQLVQEAARRHRIGPATLYRWMNQFEATGQVSQLIPSRSSGGEGKTRLSAEVEALVRASVEEVHQTKQRFPLKRVYHDVTARCRRHGLTPPHVGTVRNRVLAIRQEKALRFRHGHKAADDQFRPHEGKYPGADFPLAVVQIDHTPGDVILVDDKTRTPLGKPWITMAIDVYSRLVVGLYISFETPGALGVGMCVANSLLPKEAWLHRLDVLGEWPCWGKMRKIYADNGKEFRGNMLKRACEEYGIDLEWRPVRKPNYGGHIERLLGTFANEIHELPGTTFSNPQQRGEYPSADKAALTLGEFERWLLHLIVNIYHKRVHTALGRTPLEVFEDGIYEKTGLPPRFQDELRVKLDFLPYFERTVQEYGVVLDYIHYYSDVLRPWVHALEGDSPKNKRKRKFIFKRDPRDISVLFFYDPEAKGYFEIPYRDLLRPPMTLWEHKQVLRQLESEGVTAVDEEALFSAYEKLREIEAQAVSQTRRVRRQRRQAKTESSRAKSIRQEMVSAKLTPDGSTPNELARSLPLVTGPIQPFDELEYEAFD, from the coding sequence ATGGATGTCGTAACGGAATTCTCCTTGCAACTCGGCAGCGAGGTCACGTACCACGGGAAGTCGTACCAGATTCGCCAGTTAACGGGCAACCTAAAAACGGTGGTGCTGGAAGACGCGATTTCGGGACGCTTGCTCCGCGCGCCTATCGCGCACCTGCGACCGCCGTCCCCGGCGGCCGAAGCCGCAACGGTGCCAGCTATTCCCTTAGAACTGGTCTCAGACGAGCAATGGGCCGAGGCCCAGAAGCGGCTGGCCATCATTCAGCCGCTCTTAGCCCGCCGGGGCGATGGGCAACTGGTGCAGGAAGCGGCGCGCCGGCATCGGATCGGTCCGGCAACGCTCTACCGGTGGATGAATCAGTTCGAGGCCACCGGGCAGGTTTCCCAGTTGATTCCGAGCCGTTCCAGTGGGGGCGAAGGCAAAACCCGGCTCTCTGCTGAGGTGGAAGCACTGGTGCGCGCCTCCGTGGAGGAGGTACACCAAACCAAGCAGCGCTTTCCGCTCAAGCGAGTATATCACGATGTGACCGCCCGCTGCCGGCGGCACGGGTTGACCCCGCCGCACGTGGGTACCGTGCGCAACAGGGTATTGGCCATTCGTCAGGAGAAGGCACTTCGCTTCCGGCACGGGCATAAGGCAGCCGACGACCAGTTTCGTCCACACGAAGGAAAATACCCAGGAGCTGACTTTCCCTTGGCGGTCGTACAAATCGACCACACGCCGGGCGACGTCATCCTGGTGGACGACAAAACGCGCACACCGCTGGGCAAGCCCTGGATTACAATGGCTATCGACGTCTACAGCCGCTTGGTGGTCGGCCTCTACATATCTTTTGAGACACCGGGTGCGCTGGGCGTCGGCATGTGTGTCGCCAACAGCCTGCTGCCCAAGGAAGCCTGGCTGCATCGGCTGGACGTGCTAGGCGAGTGGCCCTGCTGGGGTAAGATGCGAAAGATTTACGCCGACAACGGCAAGGAGTTTCGGGGCAACATGCTCAAGCGCGCCTGTGAGGAGTACGGCATTGACCTGGAGTGGCGGCCCGTACGCAAGCCCAACTACGGCGGCCATATTGAGCGGCTGCTGGGCACGTTTGCCAATGAAATTCATGAATTGCCGGGCACGACGTTTTCTAACCCACAGCAGCGGGGCGAGTACCCATCCGCCGACAAGGCAGCCCTTACGCTGGGCGAATTTGAACGGTGGCTGCTGCACCTGATCGTGAATATCTACCACAAACGCGTGCACACTGCGTTAGGCCGAACACCGCTGGAGGTGTTCGAGGACGGCATCTACGAAAAGACCGGCCTGCCGCCTCGCTTCCAGGACGAGCTACGGGTCAAGCTCGACTTTCTGCCCTACTTCGAGCGCACCGTTCAGGAGTACGGGGTCGTGCTGGATTATATCCACTACTATAGCGACGTGCTCCGCCCCTGGGTCCACGCGCTGGAAGGAGATTCCCCAAAGAATAAGCGCAAGCGCAAGTTCATCTTCAAGCGGGACCCGCGCGACATCAGCGTTCTGTTTTTCTACGACCCCGAGGCGAAGGGCTACTTCGAGATTCCGTACCGCGACCTGCTGCGCCCACCTATGACTCTGTGGGAGCACAAGCAGGTGCTGCGACAGTTGGAGAGTGAAGGGGTAACGGCAGTAGACGAGGAAGCGCTCTTCAGTGCGTATGAGAAGCTGCGGGAAATCGAAGCGCAGGCCGTGAGTCAGACCCGGCGCGTGCGTCGTCAGCGCCGGCAGGCTAAGACGGAAAGCAGCCGCGCTAAAAGCATCCGGCAGGAAATGGTCTCGGCCAAGCTGACCCCGGACGGTTCTACCCCTAATGAGCTGGCCCGCTCATTACCGCTGGTTACGGGACCTATTCAACCCTTCGACGAACTAGAATATGAAGCATTTGATTGA
- a CDS encoding acyloxyacyl hydrolase, translated as MLLLVGPLQAQQAPPGPLVIGAYAQGSFIIAHTPAISHLAVSHPTGLELNLQRQTNGSEPWHAWYRYPKIGLALVYYDYHNPVLGQSYASTIYLNKRFLYSPRHELNFRLGTGLAYFTNPFSLETNHKNTIVSSRLNATLQMRLEYDMAVAEHLGLLVGLGLNHYSNGATTKPNFGINLPTVFLGLNYHQQRPFVPLAPPADDTPADLGQNFLNLSTSLGFKQRSATDRHKYLVHSVSVLGGRRVGRKSNLLVGLEGFYDRSLVPELRDTARTTDNLPDVKKAGALIGHELLFGRLAVVTHLGFYIYNPYKSNKFYYERIGLKYHFTDHVFGAVDLKVHRGSADVIEWKVGVKL; from the coding sequence TTGCTGTTGCTGGTCGGCCCGCTGCAGGCCCAGCAGGCCCCGCCCGGCCCGCTGGTTATCGGGGCCTACGCGCAGGGTAGTTTTATTATCGCCCACACTCCGGCCATCAGCCATCTGGCCGTGTCGCACCCCACGGGGCTGGAGCTGAACCTGCAGCGCCAGACCAACGGCTCGGAGCCCTGGCACGCCTGGTACCGCTACCCCAAAATCGGGCTGGCATTGGTCTACTACGACTATCACAACCCCGTGCTGGGCCAGTCCTACGCGTCCACCATCTACCTCAACAAACGGTTTCTGTACTCGCCCCGGCACGAACTGAACTTCCGGCTGGGTACCGGCCTGGCCTACTTCACCAACCCGTTCAGCCTCGAAACCAACCACAAAAACACCATCGTCAGCTCGCGCCTGAACGCTACGCTGCAGATGCGACTAGAGTACGATATGGCCGTGGCTGAGCACCTGGGGCTGCTGGTGGGCCTGGGGCTAAATCATTACTCCAACGGCGCCACCACCAAGCCCAACTTCGGCATCAACCTGCCCACCGTGTTTCTAGGGCTCAACTACCACCAGCAGCGCCCCTTCGTGCCGCTGGCTCCGCCCGCCGACGACACCCCCGCCGACTTGGGCCAGAACTTCCTCAACCTGAGCACCAGCCTGGGCTTCAAGCAGCGCAGCGCCACCGACCGCCACAAGTACCTCGTGCACTCGGTGTCGGTGCTGGGTGGGCGCCGCGTGGGGCGCAAAAGCAACCTGCTGGTGGGCCTTGAAGGCTTCTACGACCGGAGCTTGGTGCCGGAGTTGCGCGACACCGCCCGCACCACCGACAACCTGCCCGACGTGAAAAAGGCCGGGGCCCTCATCGGCCACGAACTGCTGTTCGGCCGTCTGGCCGTCGTCACGCACCTAGGCTTCTACATCTACAATCCCTATAAATCCAACAAGTTCTACTACGAGCGGATCGGCCTGAAATACCACTTCACCGACCACGTTTTCGGCGCCGTCGACCTCAAAGTACACCGCGGCTCCGCCGACGTCATCGAGTGGAAAGTGGGCGTGAAGCTATAA
- a CDS encoding porin family protein translates to MKKSLALTLALVSAAAVAHAQDAGGFRIGIKAGGTYSNVSGDNVNLITGNNYSTDLGDYKLGYNGGISAIIPLSSDGFFSFSPELLYNRKGYEISTTQKSGLATNVKSFEQEQQRVLHYLDVPLLARINAGGLFFELGPQVSYLFGSKTKSQTTTKYTDGTKDKVEDNGGFLDYTGVSRDDAYKSDLAQFDISGVAGVGYMTDGGISLGLRYARGFNSLIDTKNTDNEPKAFNNAFTLQLGYLIPTK, encoded by the coding sequence ATGAAAAAGTCTCTTGCCCTCACGCTGGCCCTGGTGTCAGCTGCCGCCGTTGCTCACGCCCAGGATGCAGGTGGTTTCCGCATCGGTATCAAAGCCGGCGGTACCTACTCCAACGTTTCCGGCGACAATGTGAACCTGATTACCGGCAACAACTACAGCACTGACCTGGGCGACTACAAGCTGGGCTATAACGGTGGTATCAGCGCCATCATTCCGCTGAGCAGCGACGGGTTCTTCTCGTTCTCGCCAGAGCTGCTGTACAACCGCAAAGGCTACGAAATCTCCACCACCCAGAAGTCGGGCCTGGCCACCAACGTGAAGTCGTTTGAGCAGGAGCAGCAGCGCGTGCTGCACTACCTCGACGTGCCCCTGCTGGCCCGCATCAACGCCGGCGGTCTGTTCTTCGAGCTGGGCCCACAGGTAAGCTACCTGTTCGGTTCGAAAACCAAGTCGCAGACTACCACCAAGTACACCGACGGCACCAAAGACAAGGTGGAAGACAACGGCGGCTTCCTCGACTACACCGGCGTAAGCCGCGACGACGCATACAAGTCGGATCTGGCGCAGTTTGACATCAGCGGTGTAGCTGGTGTGGGCTACATGACCGATGGCGGCATCAGCCTGGGCCTGCGCTATGCACGTGGCTTCAACTCGCTGATTGACACCAAAAATACCGACAACGAGCCGAAGGCTTTCAACAACGCTTTCACGCTGCAGCTGGGTTACCTGATTCCTACCAAGTAG
- a CDS encoding porin family protein: MKKTSVALFALLLMGGASAHAQGIRFGLKGGANLSNISGDLTEEDRYKNKVGFHGGAMLNIGLLDDGFLSVQPEVLFSQKGFTYADDEFTIGSTKVKYDGDRTYNYIDVPVLLKIRAGGAYFEAGPQYSYLLKVKDDSKVSINGNTAFQRQGVADLDNVNRNEIGYAAGLGFQADNGLILGLRYNGSFTDFGKDGYTGDADVRNARNSVFQASVGFLLPGN, from the coding sequence ATGAAAAAGACTTCTGTTGCCTTGTTTGCCCTGCTGCTGATGGGCGGCGCCTCCGCCCACGCGCAAGGCATCCGGTTCGGCCTGAAAGGTGGTGCCAACCTCTCCAACATCTCCGGCGACCTCACTGAGGAGGACCGCTACAAGAACAAGGTTGGCTTCCATGGCGGCGCCATGCTCAACATTGGCCTGCTCGACGACGGCTTTCTGTCGGTGCAGCCGGAAGTGCTGTTCTCGCAGAAGGGTTTCACCTACGCCGACGATGAGTTTACCATCGGCAGCACAAAGGTGAAATACGACGGCGACCGGACCTATAATTACATCGACGTGCCGGTGCTGCTGAAAATACGCGCCGGCGGTGCCTACTTTGAGGCCGGCCCGCAGTACAGCTACCTGCTGAAAGTGAAGGATGACTCGAAGGTGTCCATCAACGGCAACACGGCCTTCCAGCGCCAAGGTGTAGCCGACCTCGACAACGTGAACCGCAACGAAATCGGGTATGCTGCTGGCCTTGGCTTCCAGGCTGATAACGGCCTGATCCTGGGCCTGCGCTACAACGGCTCGTTCACGGATTTCGGCAAAGATGGCTACACCGGCGACGCTGACGTGCGCAACGCCCGCAACTCGGTATTCCAGGCCTCGGTAGGTTTCCTGCTGCCCGGCAACTAG
- a CDS encoding TnsA endonuclease N-terminal domain-containing protein, giving the protein MSSPKVGRSPQYESALERDLLLLLDFDHGVDFFCEQPVTIEYMHEGVVRHYTPDVLVYYREDLAVSSAIRPTLYEVKYRDELRQNWAALKPRFMAALRYADRQGWRFKLITEREIRTEYLANVRFLRQYTGPEVQIRQTDQGLLMRLMQDIQLTTAEELLLMATADRTKRAELLYTLWHLVAVRLIHCDLTVELSLQTELWMS; this is encoded by the coding sequence TTGAGCAGCCCCAAAGTCGGCCGCTCACCCCAGTATGAATCTGCGCTGGAACGCGACCTACTGCTACTGCTGGACTTCGACCACGGTGTTGACTTCTTTTGCGAGCAGCCAGTTACTATCGAGTACATGCACGAGGGGGTGGTGCGACACTACACGCCCGACGTGCTAGTGTATTACCGCGAGGATTTGGCCGTGTCCAGCGCGATCCGGCCCACGCTGTATGAGGTAAAGTACCGCGACGAGTTGCGGCAGAACTGGGCTGCCCTGAAGCCCCGGTTTATGGCTGCCCTGCGTTATGCCGACCGGCAAGGCTGGCGGTTTAAGCTGATTACGGAGCGCGAAATCCGCACCGAGTACCTCGCCAACGTGCGCTTCCTGCGGCAATACACTGGCCCCGAGGTACAGATCAGGCAGACGGACCAAGGTTTGTTGATGCGTCTCATGCAGGACATTCAACTGACGACGGCGGAGGAATTATTGCTGATGGCCACCGCCGACCGGACGAAGCGAGCCGAACTGCTGTACACGCTCTGGCATTTGGTGGCCGTGCGCCTGATTCATTGTGATTTGACCGTTGAACTGTCCTTACAAACCGAACTATGGATGTCGTAA